CGATCTGTTCGGCATCGCCCATCACGCGCATGACGCGGGGATGGCGGTACATCCCCCGCTTCAGGAACGCCTTGATCTCGGCTTCCGCCTGCGCGACGCCGGGGGGAAACGCGATCAAGACCTCGCCATGGTTGCGGACGTCGTCGACCGATTGCGGCCGGGCGATCTGCAGACGCCGGCGCGCTTCCGCGACCACGGCCCCGATCAGATAGGAGATCAGTTCGCGAACCAGTTCCGCGCCGCGCCTGATGTCGTCGAGATCGGGATAATGCCGCGCGATCTCCGCGATCATGTCTGCGGCAAGCGGCATCACCTTGAGGTCGTCAACCCCGAACAGCCCGGCGCGCAGGCCGTCGTCGATATCATGGGCGTCATAGGCGATGTCGTCGGCGATCGCCGCAACCTGTGCCTCCAGCGAGGCAAAGCTCCACAGTTCCAGGTCATAGGTTCCGACATAGTCGGATATCCCTGCGGGAACGCCGCGGTCGCGATAGCGCCCGACGGCGGCGCCGCCGCGGTCGGTCAGCGGGCCGTTGTGCTTGACGATGCCCTCCAGCGATTCCCAGGTCAGGTTGAGCCCGTCGAAATCGGGATAACGATGCTCCAGCGCGGTGACGACGCGCAGGGTCTGCGCGTTGTGATCGAACCCGCCATGGGCCTGCAGGCAGGCGTCCAGCGCCCGCTCGCCGGCGTGGCCGAACGGCGGATGGCCGAGATCATGCGCCAGCGCCAGGGTTTCCGTGAGGTCCTCATCGAGGCCGAGCTGCCGGGCCAGCGCGCGGGCGATCTGCGCCACCTCGAGGCTGTGGGTCAGCCGGGTGCGGTAATGATCGCCTTCGTGGAACACGAAGACCTGGGTCTTGTATTTCAGGCGGCGAAAGGCGGTGGAATGGATCACCCGGTCGCAATCCCGGCGGAACGGGCTGCGGGTCTGGCTCGGCGGCTCCCCGAACAGCCGCCCGCGGCTGCGGTCGGGGTCGCAGGCATAGACCGAGCGAGGAGCAGCCATTCCGACCGACACGATGTATTGATCCCCTGATGGTTTGATTCCCGTGGCCGGCGCACTTAACTAT
The sequence above is drawn from the Bradyrhizobium sediminis genome and encodes:
- a CDS encoding deoxyguanosinetriphosphate triphosphohydrolase, with protein sequence MSVGMAAPRSVYACDPDRSRGRLFGEPPSQTRSPFRRDCDRVIHSTAFRRLKYKTQVFVFHEGDHYRTRLTHSLEVAQIARALARQLGLDEDLTETLALAHDLGHPPFGHAGERALDACLQAHGGFDHNAQTLRVVTALEHRYPDFDGLNLTWESLEGIVKHNGPLTDRGGAAVGRYRDRGVPAGISDYVGTYDLELWSFASLEAQVAAIADDIAYDAHDIDDGLRAGLFGVDDLKVMPLAADMIAEIARHYPDLDDIRRGAELVRELISYLIGAVVAEARRRLQIARPQSVDDVRNHGEVLIAFPPGVAQAEAEIKAFLKRGMYRHPRVMRVMGDAEQIVSDLFARYQRVPGDLPAEWLPDAAGHETETGRARRIGNFIAGMTDRFALTEHHRLFDSTPDLR